From a single Lactococcus carnosus genomic region:
- a CDS encoding ABC transporter permease, translated as MNFFDKKNKILLREMIKTDFKLRYQGSAIGYLWSILKPVLLFLVLYVVFVRFLRFGAGVPHFAVALLLGMTIWNFFSEVTNMGMVSIVSRGDLMRKISFSKPVIIFSVTANALINFGINLVVVLVFALINGVRFTPKVLFLPFLTIELLLLSVGIAFLLATLFVKYRDLAPVWEVFLQAFMYATPIIYPLTMLFKNGNEITWYARILMLNPMAQIVQDLRYTLIDPVNITTWQIVPMSVAWIPYVLSPIVFFIGLSVFNKRSDKFAEII; from the coding sequence ATGAACTTTTTTGATAAAAAAAATAAAATATTATTAAGAGAAATGATAAAAACTGATTTCAAATTACGTTATCAGGGCTCAGCCATAGGCTACCTATGGTCAATCTTAAAACCAGTACTGTTATTTTTAGTTTTATATGTTGTTTTCGTAAGATTTCTAAGATTTGGTGCTGGTGTACCTCATTTTGCTGTTGCCTTACTTCTGGGAATGACTATCTGGAACTTTTTCTCTGAGGTAACGAATATGGGCATGGTATCCATTGTCTCTAGAGGAGACTTGATGAGAAAAATTTCATTTTCAAAACCAGTCATTATCTTCTCCGTAACAGCAAATGCGCTAATCAACTTTGGGATTAATCTAGTAGTTGTTCTGGTTTTTGCCCTGATAAACGGTGTTCGATTTACGCCAAAGGTGTTATTTTTACCATTTTTAACAATTGAGTTATTGTTATTATCTGTAGGGATTGCATTTTTACTTGCTACTCTATTTGTCAAATATAGAGATTTAGCGCCAGTATGGGAAGTTTTTCTACAAGCTTTTATGTATGCCACACCCATCATCTATCCACTAACGATGCTATTTAAAAACGGTAATGAAATCACATGGTATGCTCGGATATTGATGCTGAACCCAATGGCACAGATAGTTCAAGATTTAAGATATACGCTTATAGATCCAGTAAATATAACAACATGGCAAATTGTTCCGATGTCAGTGGCTTGGATACCGTATGTACTCTCGCCAATCGTCTTTTTTATAGGACTTTCAGTCTTTAATAAGCGATCTGATAAATTTGCTGAAATCATATAG